The proteins below are encoded in one region of Telopea speciosissima isolate NSW1024214 ecotype Mountain lineage chromosome 10, Tspe_v1, whole genome shotgun sequence:
- the LOC122643892 gene encoding pentatricopeptide repeat-containing protein At2g15630, mitochondrial-like yields the protein MRIYRAFNFRTLKQRRLTNLGSTNQGQISAHICSISHLEASSQTLDQLSIPPPAVDRNVEEYLEKAILDSEWHSIERLSPNLTPSVISNALSKLRGSPDTVLALIEKLGFESLDVRCLCLAVGVVSRLPSPQPALQLLKRALEGGVATNQELFDELVRVRENLSLSSSIVLDLLIRACCGLRRAEQALECFYLMKDQGILPKIETCNELLSLLLKLNKTVTAWALYAEMFRLRIPSTVITFNIMINVLCKEGKLKKAKAFIGHMKGLGFKPTVVTYNTIIHGYCSRGKLESAQEMFDSMRNMGIQPDSYTYGSLISGLCKERKLEEATALFGKMVYERLLPTAVTYNTLIDGYCNKGNLAMAFKYRDEMVTKGIKPTVSTYNLLVHALFMEGRAAEADGLIKEMAERGLAPDAITYNILINGHCKEGNAKKAFDLQVEMLSRGIHPSTVTYTPLIYVLSKQKRMQEADNLFKQIVCKGICPDVIMFNALIDGHCINGNMERAFMLLKEMDTKKVAPDEVTYNTLMQGLCREGKIEEARGLLNEMKIRGIKPDHISYNTLISGYSRKGEMKDAFKVHDEMLSKGFNPTLLTYNALIQGLCRNKEGDHAEKLFKEMVSKGITPDDSTYFSLIEGLGENEGLLENTGM from the coding sequence ATGAGAATCTACAGAGCTTTCAATTTCCGAACTCTCAAACAGCGCAGACTCACGAACCTCGGTTCCACAAACCAAGGTCAGATTTCTGCTCATATTTGTTCAATCTCTCACCTAGAGGCTTCGTCACAAACCCTAGATCAGCTCTCAATCCCTCCTCCAGCCGTTGATAGGAACGTCGAAGAATACTTAGAAAAAGCAATCTTAGATTCTGAGTGGCATTCAATCGAACGGCTCTCTCCAAATCTCACTCCGTCTGTGATCTCTAATGCCCTTTCTAAGCTCCGCGGATCGCCTGACACTGTTCTAGCGTTAATTGAGAAATTAGGTTTTGAATCCCTTGATGTCAGATGCCTTTGCCTCGCAGTGGGTGTAGTCTCTCGCCTTCCATCGCCACAACCCGCTTTACAGCTCTTGAAGAGAGCATTGGAAGGCGGTGTTGCAACGAACCAGGAACTTTTCGACGAGTTAGTGCGTGTTCGCGAGAACTTGAGCTTGTCCAGTTCAATTGTTCTGGATTTGCTGATTCGGGCGTGTTGTGGATTGAGGAGAGCAGAGCAAGCTCTCGAATGTTTCTACTTGATGAAGGATCAGGGGATTCTTCCCAAGATTGAAACTTGTAATGAGTTATTGAGTTTGCTTTTGAAACTGAATAAGACCGTCACGGCTTGGGCTCTGTATGCTGAAATGTTCAGGTTGAGGATCCCTTCCACAGTCATCACGTTCAACATTATGATTAATGTATTGTGTAAGGAAGGAAAACTGAAGAAGGCTAAGGCTTTCATTGGACACATGAAAGGTCTGGGATTTAAACCAACTGTTGTCACTTACAACACGATAATTCATGGGTACTGTTCGAGAGGCAAACTCGAAAGCGCTCAAGAGATGTTTGATTCTATGAGAAATATGGGTATACAACCAGACTCTTACACTTATGGTTCTCTCATCAGTGGGTTGTGCAAGGAGAGAAAACTTGAAGAAGCAACAGCTCTTTTTGGCAAAATGGTGTATGAAAGGCTACTACCTACTGCTGTGACATACAACACATTAATTGATGGATACTGCAACAAGGGGAACTTGGCAATGGCCTTTAAGTACAGGGATGAAATGGTTACTAAAGGAATAAAGCCAACTGTCTCCACATACAATTTGCTGGTTCATGCCCTGTTTATGGAAGGTAGGGCAGCCGAAGCAGATGGCTTGATCAAGGAAATGGCTGAAAGGGGCTTGGCTCCTGATGCAATCACATATAACATCTTAATAAATGGGCACTGCAAGGAAGGGAATGCAAAGAAAGCCTTTGACCTGCAAGTGGAAATGTTAAGTAGAGGGATTCATCCTTCTACAGTGACGTACACACCCCTAATCTATGTTTTGAGCAAGCAGAAAAGAATGCAAGAGGCTGATAACTTATTCAAGCAGATTGTCTGTAAAGGAATTTGCCCTGATGTCATAATGTTCAATGCGCTGATTGATGGCCATTGCATCAATGGGAACATGGAGCGGGCTTTTATGCTCTTGAAGGAGATGGATACTAAGAAGGTTGCTCCTGATGAGGTGACCTACAATACACTAATGCAAGGGCTCTGTAGGGAGGGGAAAATTGAGGAAGCTCGTGGACTTCTCAATGAAATGAAGATTAGGGGCATCAAACCTGATCACATCAGTTACAACACGCTCATTAGTGGGTATAGTAGGAAAGGTGAAATGAAAGATGCCTTTAAAGTTCACGATGAGATGTTGAGCAAAGGTTTCAATCCCACTCTTCTCACTTACAATGCTCTTATCCAAGGGCTATGCAGAAACAAGGAAGGAGATCATGCTGAAAAACTCTTCAAAGAGATGGTAAGCAAAGGTATTACTCCTGATGACAGCACCTACTTCTCATTGATTGAGGGGCTTGGGGAAAATGAAGGCTTGTTAGAGAACACTGGGATGTAA